The following proteins are co-located in the Pseudomonas synxantha genome:
- a CDS encoding ArnT family glycosyltransferase: MTRPAPLLLLLAGLLFFFALGNHELQGSTEARVSGIAMAMHLDDDWVVPRLFREPFLEKPPLSLWLDAGAIRLFGASTGAVRLASAFAGLFSVMLLYGMLRRFGRPQTLAFSAALILATMASYWGNVRGVGEDSLLSLGVTTALLGFYQAVRRDREGSSTWAWALFTVGMVIATLSKGVLGLAMPGIVIFVYLLSTSLMDRRLRIGDWLKPALFTLLALVPLLIWLGFLFQRGGMQAVGEVLWTNSVGRFSGSFVEAGHYEPFYYYLAKLPEAFLPWNILVYLGLWHFRKSLVRNRYQLFFSVWLVAQFTLLTLASSKRTVYLMALTPAAAVLAAEYARVLLEWANAHKPALYRYHRRIIAGVFSLAIACYLSAAFWFAPKADVRHSFVPVMSQIQTLQDEGKAVAMFQPNERIAGASVFYLQAYLPILQTEAELRAFLTAKPGNVALMDHTDRLNEKVTVIKQMAINRQPYYFVEQ, from the coding sequence ATGACGCGTCCCGCTCCCCTGCTGCTCCTGCTTGCTGGTCTGCTGTTCTTCTTTGCCCTTGGCAACCATGAGCTGCAAGGCTCCACCGAGGCCCGGGTTTCCGGGATCGCCATGGCCATGCACCTGGACGATGACTGGGTGGTGCCGCGTCTGTTTCGCGAGCCGTTCCTGGAAAAACCACCCCTGAGCCTGTGGCTGGACGCCGGGGCGATTCGCCTATTTGGCGCCAGCACCGGGGCCGTGCGTTTGGCCTCGGCGTTCGCCGGTTTGTTCAGCGTGATGCTGCTGTACGGCATGCTGCGCCGCTTTGGACGACCGCAGACACTGGCATTCAGCGCTGCGCTGATCCTGGCGACCATGGCCAGTTACTGGGGCAATGTGCGAGGGGTGGGTGAGGATTCGTTGCTCAGCCTCGGCGTGACCACTGCCCTGCTGGGGTTTTACCAGGCGGTACGGCGCGATCGTGAAGGTTCGAGTACCTGGGCCTGGGCGCTGTTTACCGTCGGTATGGTCATCGCCACGTTGAGCAAGGGCGTGTTGGGCCTGGCGATGCCGGGCATCGTGATCTTTGTCTACTTGCTCAGCACCAGCCTGATGGATAGGCGCCTACGCATCGGTGACTGGCTCAAGCCGGCACTATTCACGCTGCTGGCCTTGGTGCCCTTGCTGATCTGGCTGGGGTTTCTGTTTCAGCGCGGCGGGATGCAGGCGGTGGGTGAAGTGTTATGGACCAATAGCGTCGGGCGCTTCAGCGGTTCGTTCGTAGAAGCCGGGCATTACGAGCCGTTTTACTATTACCTCGCGAAACTGCCCGAGGCCTTCCTGCCCTGGAACATCCTGGTGTACCTGGGCCTGTGGCACTTCCGTAAAAGCCTGGTGCGTAATCGCTACCAGTTGTTTTTCAGTGTGTGGCTGGTGGCGCAGTTCACCCTGCTGACCCTGGCTTCCAGCAAACGCACCGTGTACTTGATGGCGCTGACGCCAGCCGCGGCGGTACTGGCCGCCGAATATGCGCGGGTGTTGCTGGAGTGGGCCAATGCACACAAGCCGGCGCTGTACCGTTACCACCGGCGCATCATCGCCGGGGTTTTCAGCCTGGCCATCGCTTGTTACCTGAGCGCGGCATTCTGGTTCGCACCTAAAGCCGACGTGCGCCACTCATTCGTACCGGTGATGAGCCAGATCCAGACGCTGCAGGACGAAGGGAAAGCGGTGGCGATGTTCCAGCCCAACGAGCGGATCGCCGGCGCCAGCGTGTTCTACCTGCAAGCCTACCTGCCGATCCTGCAGACCGAAGCCGAGCTGCGCGCCTTCCTCACTGCCAAGCCCGGCAATGTTGCGCTGATGGATCACACCGACCGGCTGAACGAGAAGGTCACGGTGATCAAGCAGATGGCGATCAACCGCCAGCCTTACTACTTCGTCGAGCAGTAA
- a CDS encoding TIGR00645 family protein, producing MERFIENTMYASRWLLAPIYLGLSLGLLILALKFFQEIIHVIPNIFTMLEAEVILLLLSLIDMALVGGLLVMVMISGYENFVSQLDIDENKEKLNWLGTMDSSSLKMKVAASIVAISSIHLLRIFMDAKNVDPQHLMWYVIIHMTFVVSAFAMGYLDKLTKH from the coding sequence ATGGAACGCTTTATCGAAAATACGATGTACGCCTCGCGTTGGCTGCTGGCGCCGATCTATCTGGGGCTGTCCCTGGGCTTGCTGATCCTGGCGCTGAAATTCTTCCAGGAAATCATTCACGTGATTCCCAACATCTTCACCATGTTGGAAGCGGAAGTGATCCTGTTGCTGCTGTCGCTGATCGACATGGCCCTGGTGGGCGGCTTGCTGGTGATGGTGATGATTTCCGGCTACGAGAACTTCGTCTCGCAGCTGGACATCGATGAAAACAAGGAAAAGCTCAACTGGCTGGGCACCATGGACTCTTCGTCGCTGAAGATGAAAGTGGCGGCCTCCATCGTGGCGATTTCCTCCATCCACCTGCTGCGCATCTTCATGGACGCCAAGAACGTCGATCCGCAACACCTGATGTGGTACGTGATCATCCACATGACCTTCGTGGTCTCGGCGTTTGCCATGGGCTACCTGGACAAGCTCACCAAGCACTGA
- a CDS encoding Lon protease family protein → MPDPVAASLRLAPEALTRPFSAEQFSFSTTNDLEPFRGVLGQERAVEALQFGVAMPRPGYNVFVMGEPGTGRFSFVKRYLKAEGKRLQTPADWVYVNNFDEPREPRALELPGGGAAAFIADINGLVDNLVATFPAVFEHPTYQQRKSAIDRAFNQRYDKALDVIERLALEKDVALYRDSSNIAFTPMLDGKALDEAEFSQLPEADRERFHTDISELEERLNEELASLPQWKRESNNQLRQFNEETITLALQPLLAPLSEKYAENAGVCGYLQAMQVYLLKTVVEQLVDDAKTDAQARKLLEEQYCPSLVVGHPLNGGAPVVFEPHPTYDNLFGRIEYSTDQGALYTTYRQLRPGALHRANGGFLILEAEKMLSEPFVWDALKRSLQSRKLKMESPLGELGRLATVTLNPQMIPLQVKVIIIGSRQLYYALQDADPDFQEMFRVLVDFDEDIPMVDESLEQFAQLLKTRTSEEGMAPLTSDAVARLATYSARLAEHQGRLSARIGDLFQLVSEADFIRHLAGDEMTDAGHIERALKAKATRTGRVSARILDDMLAGVILIDTAGAAVGKCNGLTVLEVGDSAFGVPARISATVYPGGSGIVDIEREVNLGQPIHSKGVMILTGYLGSRYAQEFPLAISASIALEQSYGYVDGDSASLGEACTLISALSKTPLKQCFAITGSINQFGEVQAVGGVNEKIEGFFRLCEARGLTGEQGAIIPQANVATLMLDEKVLQAVRNGQFHIYAVRQADEALSLLVGEDAGEPDAEGQFPEGTVNARVVERLRAIAEMISEEDLKEAEKELAQQALAEAKPT, encoded by the coding sequence ATGCCTGATCCTGTTGCTGCCAGCTTGCGTCTAGCGCCCGAAGCGCTGACTCGCCCTTTCTCCGCTGAACAGTTCAGCTTCTCGACCACCAATGATTTGGAGCCCTTTCGCGGTGTGCTTGGCCAGGAACGTGCGGTTGAAGCCTTGCAGTTCGGCGTGGCCATGCCACGCCCCGGTTACAACGTGTTTGTCATGGGCGAGCCGGGCACCGGCCGCTTTTCGTTCGTCAAACGCTACCTGAAAGCCGAAGGCAAGCGCCTGCAGACCCCGGCAGATTGGGTCTATGTGAATAATTTCGATGAGCCGCGCGAACCCCGCGCCCTGGAATTGCCGGGGGGCGGCGCTGCGGCGTTTATCGCCGATATCAACGGCTTGGTCGACAACCTGGTCGCGACCTTCCCGGCAGTGTTTGAACACCCGACTTATCAACAGCGCAAAAGCGCCATCGACCGGGCGTTCAACCAGCGCTATGACAAGGCGCTGGACGTGATCGAACGCCTGGCCCTGGAAAAGGACGTGGCGCTGTACCGCGACAGCTCCAACATCGCCTTCACGCCGATGCTCGATGGCAAGGCGCTGGACGAAGCCGAGTTCTCGCAACTGCCTGAGGCCGATCGCGAGCGCTTCCACACCGATATCTCCGAGTTGGAAGAACGTCTCAACGAAGAACTGGCCAGCCTGCCGCAGTGGAAGCGTGAGTCCAACAACCAACTGCGCCAGTTCAACGAAGAAACTATCACACTGGCCCTGCAGCCTTTGCTGGCGCCGCTGTCGGAAAAATACGCAGAAAACGCCGGAGTCTGCGGCTACCTGCAAGCCATGCAGGTGTACCTGCTCAAAACCGTGGTCGAGCAATTGGTGGATGACGCCAAGACCGATGCCCAGGCGCGCAAGCTGCTCGAAGAGCAGTATTGCCCGAGCCTGGTGGTGGGCCATCCGCTCAACGGTGGCGCGCCAGTGGTGTTTGAACCGCACCCTACCTACGACAACCTGTTTGGCCGCATCGAATACAGCACCGACCAAGGCGCGCTCTACACCACCTATCGCCAGCTGCGCCCGGGCGCCTTGCACCGCGCCAATGGCGGCTTCCTGATTCTTGAAGCCGAGAAAATGCTCAGCGAGCCGTTCGTGTGGGATGCGCTCAAGCGTTCCCTGCAATCGCGCAAGCTGAAGATGGAATCGCCCCTGGGCGAACTGGGCCGCCTGGCCACCGTGACCCTCAACCCGCAAATGATCCCGCTGCAGGTCAAGGTGATCATCATCGGCTCGCGCCAGTTGTACTACGCGTTGCAAGATGCCGACCCGGACTTCCAGGAGATGTTCCGCGTACTGGTGGACTTCGACGAAGACATCCCGATGGTCGACGAAAGCCTGGAGCAGTTCGCCCAGTTGCTGAAAACCCGCACCTCGGAAGAAGGCATGGCGCCGCTGACCTCGGACGCGGTGGCGCGCCTGGCGACCTACAGCGCACGCCTGGCGGAACACCAGGGCCGGTTGTCGGCGCGGATTGGCGATTTGTTCCAGTTGGTCAGCGAGGCGGATTTCATTCGTCACCTGGCCGGCGACGAGATGACCGATGCCGGGCATATCGAGCGCGCCCTCAAGGCCAAGGCCACGCGTACCGGTCGCGTGTCGGCGCGGATTCTCGACGACATGCTCGCCGGGGTGATTCTCATCGACACGGCTGGTGCCGCCGTGGGCAAGTGCAATGGGCTGACGGTGTTGGAGGTCGGCGACTCGGCATTCGGTGTCCCGGCGCGGATTTCCGCCACGGTATACCCGGGCGGCAGCGGGATTGTCGACATCGAGCGCGAAGTTAACCTCGGCCAGCCGATCCACTCCAAGGGGGTGATGATCCTCACCGGATACCTGGGCAGCCGCTATGCCCAGGAATTCCCGTTGGCCATCTCCGCTAGCATCGCCCTGGAGCAATCCTACGGTTATGTGGACGGCGACAGTGCCTCCCTGGGCGAGGCCTGCACCTTGATCTCGGCCTTGTCGAAGACGCCGCTCAAGCAGTGCTTCGCCATCACCGGATCGATCAACCAGTTTGGTGAAGTGCAGGCGGTGGGCGGGGTCAACGAGAAAATCGAAGGTTTCTTCCGGCTCTGCGAAGCCCGCGGCTTGACCGGTGAGCAGGGCGCGATCATCCCCCAGGCCAATGTTGCCACGCTGATGCTCGATGAGAAGGTGTTGCAGGCCGTGCGCAACGGGCAATTCCATATCTATGCGGTACGCCAGGCGGATGAGGCGTTGAGCCTGTTGGTGGGCGAGGATGCCGGTGAGCCGGACGCAGAGGGGCAATTTCCTGAAGGCACCGTGAATGCGCGGGTGGTTGAGCGTTTGCGGGCGATTGCCGAGATGATCAGCGAGGAAGATCTTAAGGAGGCGGAGAAGGAGCTGGCGCAGCAGGCGTTGGCAGAAGCCAAGCCGACCTGA
- a CDS encoding DUF3015 domain-containing protein, which translates to MKRILLGTLFTVVSLNAMAEAPGGPNCGWGNMLFEGQRGTPAHFLASTTNGTSGNATFGMTSGTNGCSTNSALTYGGKSWIAMNGMMNELSEDMAKGNGEALTTYAVVLGVAPEDRDHFAAVTHEHFQQIFSKADVTADDVHNNTIAVLKSDARLAKYATQA; encoded by the coding sequence ATGAAACGGATCCTTCTTGGTACTCTCTTCACCGTCGTCTCCCTCAATGCAATGGCAGAAGCACCAGGTGGCCCGAACTGCGGTTGGGGCAACATGTTGTTCGAAGGCCAGCGCGGCACTCCGGCCCACTTCCTGGCCTCCACCACCAACGGCACCTCGGGTAACGCCACATTCGGCATGACCTCGGGCACCAACGGTTGCAGCACCAACAGCGCCCTGACCTACGGCGGCAAGTCCTGGATTGCCATGAATGGCATGATGAACGAGCTGTCCGAAGACATGGCCAAAGGCAACGGCGAAGCACTGACCACCTACGCGGTGGTATTGGGTGTTGCCCCGGAAGATCGCGATCACTTCGCGGCCGTGACCCACGAGCACTTCCAGCAGATCTTCAGCAAGGCTGACGTGACCGCTGACGACGTGCACAACAACACCATCGCAGTACTGAAAAGTGATGCCCGTCTGGCGAAATACGCAACCCAGGCTTAA
- a CDS encoding chorismate mutase: MAVHCTTLEEVRNNIDLLDQQIVTLIAERGHYVSQAARFKKNTDGVKAPQRVEQVIAKVRGLSQVVGANPEVTEQVYRAMITAFIRQELAEYAVLDKADKP, from the coding sequence ATGGCCGTTCACTGCACTACCCTCGAAGAAGTCCGCAATAACATCGACCTTCTTGACCAGCAAATCGTCACTCTGATCGCCGAACGCGGCCACTACGTTTCCCAAGCCGCACGCTTCAAAAAAAACACCGATGGCGTCAAGGCGCCACAACGGGTTGAACAGGTGATCGCCAAGGTGCGGGGGTTATCTCAGGTGGTCGGCGCCAACCCTGAGGTCACTGAGCAGGTGTATCGCGCGATGATTACGGCGTTTATTCGACAAGAATTAGCTGAATATGCTGTGCTGGACAAAGCTGACAAACCATGA
- a CDS encoding GreA/GreB family elongation factor, translating into MSRAFVNEDNAAAQADQPVERQVSEQPNRLTAQGLAQLQAKVAQLQLEYSAESAKGDKADKQRQADLERDLRYFNQRVQSAQVVPPATSTDKVQIGSWVTFANEQDQQQRIQLVGEDQADASAGLINWGSPLGRALLGAQVGDEVLWKRPVGDQLIEVLSIEPEV; encoded by the coding sequence ATGAGCCGAGCTTTTGTAAATGAAGACAATGCTGCCGCCCAGGCCGATCAGCCGGTGGAGCGTCAGGTCAGCGAACAGCCCAACCGCCTGACCGCGCAAGGGTTGGCGCAGTTGCAAGCCAAGGTTGCGCAATTGCAGCTTGAGTACAGCGCCGAGTCCGCCAAGGGCGACAAGGCCGATAAACAGCGGCAAGCCGATCTTGAGCGGGATCTACGCTACTTCAACCAGCGAGTGCAAAGCGCCCAGGTTGTGCCGCCTGCCACGTCCACCGACAAGGTGCAAATCGGCAGTTGGGTCACGTTCGCCAACGAGCAGGACCAGCAGCAGCGCATCCAGTTGGTCGGTGAAGACCAGGCCGACGCCAGCGCCGGGCTGATCAACTGGGGGTCGCCCCTGGGCCGCGCCTTGTTGGGTGCCCAGGTAGGTGACGAGGTGCTGTGGAAACGCCCCGTCGGCGATCAGTTGATCGAAGTGCTGAGCATCGAACCCGAGGTCTAG
- the gdhA gene encoding NADP-specific glutamate dehydrogenase, with the protein MIESVESFLARLKKRDPDQPEFHQAVEEVLRSLWPFLEANPHYLTSGILERICEPERAITFRVSWVDDHGKVQVNRGFRIQMNSAIGPYKGGLRFHPSVNLGVLKFLAFEQTFKNSLTSLPMGGGKGGSDFDPKGKSDAEVMRFCQAFMSELYRHIGADVDVPAGDIGVGAREIGFLFGQYKRLSNQFTSVLTGKGMTYGGSLIRPEATGFGCVYFAEEMLKRQGQRVEGKRVAVSGSGNVAQYAARKVMDLGGKVISLSDSEGTLYAESGLTEAQWSALLELKNVQRGRISELAERFGLEFRKGKTPWELACDIALPCATQNELDGDAARTLLHNGCLCVAEGANMPTTLEAVDIFIDAGILFAPGKASNAGGVAVSGLEMSQNAMRLLWTAGEVDSKLHNIMQSIHHACVHYGEENGRVNYVKGANIAGFVKVSDAMLAQGIV; encoded by the coding sequence ATGATCGAATCCGTCGAATCCTTCCTGGCCCGCCTCAAGAAACGCGACCCGGACCAACCGGAATTCCACCAGGCCGTAGAAGAAGTCCTGCGCAGCCTGTGGCCTTTTCTTGAAGCCAACCCCCATTACCTGACCTCGGGCATCCTGGAGCGCATTTGCGAACCGGAACGCGCGATTACCTTCCGGGTGTCGTGGGTGGATGATCATGGCAAGGTCCAGGTCAATCGCGGCTTTCGTATCCAGATGAACAGCGCCATCGGGCCCTACAAAGGCGGCCTGCGCTTCCACCCGTCAGTGAACCTGGGTGTGCTGAAATTCCTCGCCTTCGAGCAGACCTTCAAGAACTCCCTGACCTCGTTGCCCATGGGCGGCGGCAAAGGCGGCTCGGACTTCGACCCCAAGGGCAAGAGTGACGCCGAAGTGATGCGCTTCTGCCAGGCGTTCATGAGCGAGTTGTACCGCCACATTGGTGCGGACGTGGACGTACCGGCCGGTGATATCGGCGTGGGCGCACGGGAAATCGGCTTCCTGTTTGGTCAGTACAAGCGCCTGAGCAACCAATTCACCTCAGTGCTGACCGGCAAAGGCATGACCTATGGCGGCAGCCTGATCCGCCCGGAAGCTACCGGTTTCGGCTGCGTCTATTTCGCCGAGGAAATGCTCAAGCGCCAAGGCCAGCGCGTTGAAGGCAAGCGCGTGGCGGTGTCCGGTTCCGGTAACGTGGCGCAATACGCGGCGCGCAAGGTGATGGACCTGGGCGGCAAGGTGATTTCCCTGTCGGACTCCGAAGGCACCTTGTACGCCGAGAGTGGTTTGACCGAGGCGCAATGGTCAGCCCTGCTGGAGCTGAAAAACGTGCAACGCGGGCGCATCAGTGAATTGGCCGAACGCTTCGGCCTGGAGTTCCGTAAAGGCAAGACGCCTTGGGAACTGGCCTGCGATATTGCCCTGCCATGCGCCACCCAGAACGAACTCGACGGCGACGCCGCCCGCACCCTGCTGCACAACGGCTGCCTCTGCGTGGCCGAAGGCGCCAACATGCCGACCACCCTTGAGGCTGTGGATATCTTTATCGATGCGGGCATTCTGTTCGCACCGGGCAAGGCATCCAACGCCGGCGGCGTGGCGGTGAGCGGCCTGGAAATGTCGCAGAACGCCATGCGCCTGTTGTGGACCGCGGGGGAAGTGGACAGCAAGCTGCACAACATCATGCAGTCGATCCACCATGCCTGCGTGCATTACGGCGAGGAAAACGGCAGGGTCAACTACGTCAAGGGCGCGAACATTGCCGGCTTTGTGAAAGTCTCTGACGCGATGCTGGCCCAGGGCATCGTCTAG